In the Nicotiana tabacum cultivar K326 chromosome 16, ASM71507v2, whole genome shotgun sequence genome, one interval contains:
- the LOC107769648 gene encoding putative GEM-like protein 8, which translates to MKNLLSGTVVGIPMSSAVCSLERQPKRLLVLSASEDHNIPYATSKNLSKIKQRKSVIGKMNKFGEKMDCLAQGIREHVSLSPKLTEIVKGKLSLGAKILQVGGLERIFKQKFNVRDDEKLLKVSQCYLSTTAGPIAGLLFISTDKIAFCSERSIKLLSPTGNFLRIRYKVSIPISKIKKAKESGNMEKPSQKYVQVVTEDDFEFWFMGFLNHQKTLRYLQQAISSSSSKLRR; encoded by the exons atgAAGAACTTACTCAGTGGAACTGTGGTGGGTATTCCCATGAGTTCAGCAGTATGCTCACTTGAAAGGCAGCCAAAAAGACTACTGGTTCTATCTGCAAGTGAAGACCATAATATTCCATATGCAACTTCAAAAAACTTATCTAAAATAAAGCAAA GAAAATCTGTTATTGGTAAGATGAACAAATTCGGAGAAAAGATGGACTGTCTTGCACAAGGCATCCGTGAGCATG TGAGCCTGAGCCCAAAGCTAACAGAAATTGTGAAGGGAAAATTGAGCCTAGGGGCAAAAATTCTTCAAGTAGGAGGGTTGGAGAGAATATTCAAACAGAAGTTTAATGTTAGAGATGATGAAAAGCTATTGAAGGTTTCTCAATGCTATTTATCAACAACAGCTGGTCCAATAGCAGGCCTTCTCTTCATCTCTACAGATAAGATTGCTTTCTGCAGCGAGCGATCAATAAAGCTCTTATCTCCAACTGGAAATTTTCTTAGAATCCGTTACAAG GTATCGATCCCAATAAGTAAgataaagaaagcaaaagagagtGGAAATATGGAAAAGCCATCACAGAAGTATGTACAAGTAGTTACAGAGGATGATTTTGAGTTCTGGTTTATGGGATTCCTTAATCATCAAAAGACTCTGAGATATCTGCAGCAGGCAATTTCTAGTTCTTCAAGCAAGCTAAGAAGATag